Proteins from one Penicillium digitatum chromosome 2, complete sequence genomic window:
- a CDS encoding Acyl-CoA N-acyltransferase, with translation MAGIDFRVREITTKDQFARLNDVLWTANFHPYEPAFIIFHAVSGHTAEDRARDKATDTDLQWTKHEQTCGSHYIYAIEKSTGRVVGGCQWIFYHENPFPNGPHPVPCTWYPAGSERAEYASHVATQLLFPRQCWFQRPHAGVNRLGVHPDFRRRGIGQLLLQWGHKRVDAWGYETFIESGPLGRWLFEGYGYVKVMGLHIDCERKNPSEEWERLVRECRPPGILLLWRPPKGVWDETVPEGPWVVTAETWN, from the exons ATGGCAGGCATAGATTTTAGAGTTCGAGAAATCACCACGAAAGATCAATTTGCACGCTTGAACGATGTGCTTTGGACAGCTAACTTCCATCCATACGA ACCTGCGTTCATAATCTTCCACGCTGTCAGCGGCCATACGGCAGAAGACCGCGCCAGAGACAAAGCCACAGATACAGATCTTCAATGGACCAAACACGAGCAGACATGTGGTTCTCACTACATCTATGCCATTGAAAAGTCAACGGGCCGAGTCGTAGGTGGCTGTCAATGGATATTCTACCACGAGAATCCCTTCCCCAACGGTCCGCATCCAGTACCTTGCACCTGGTATCCCGCCGGATCTGAGCGCGCCGAGTACGCCTCCCACGTCGCGACCCAACTCCTGTTTCCACGACAGTGCTGGTTCCAGCGACCTCATGCGG GTGTGAATCGATTGGGTGTTCATCCAGACTTTCGTCGTCGTGGAATTGGGCAGCTTTTGCTGCAGTGGGGCCATAAGAGAGTTGATGCTTGGGGTTATGAGACTTTCATTGAGTCGGGACCTTTAGGGAGGTGGTTGTTTGAAGGATATGGGTATGTGAAGGTGATGGGGTTGCATATTGACTGTGAGCGGAAGAATCCCAGTGAAGAATGGGAAAGACTAGTGCGTGAGTGTCGACCACCGGGGATTCTGCTGCTTTGGAGACCTCCAAAAGGTGTATGGGATGAGACTGTGCCTGAGGGGCCTTGGGTAGTTACGGCTGAAACGTGGAATTAG
- a CDS encoding RED-like, N-terminal — MNNEQFRRLIADQSSSKPKNQSPAPGRDASHGGATTGGSLGSRMRSSIPMTPRSVTGVDFARQLFEQRREGDRPSKRFKSSAAPKGTSLPTGYQDRAKLRIAEGENENSMGLEARIKALEDMVKLGQIDQATFDKLRRDLGVGGDIASTHMVKGLDMELLKRIRAGEDVSQAAEKPAPPPEKEDVDEEFERLIEEKGLEELAAAPKQQKEKKKGTMVPPPARPKTRDEILRQLRASRAAAAAPAPPPESILGSKFKKLSDGKPEKKRFVEHDETGRRREVLLITDAQGNTKRKTRWLDKPIETPAPSAGDLMMPDKTLKPLGMEIPAEIAARAAAKEAPEDDDDIFAGVGDDYNPLAGIEDDSSSDEDGEVADLATRKPEKAPVGEEEKKPAAFETAPTKHKNYFGTGTSTTVEEEPVNRSNPFTKDPTILAALKRAAALRQTSPSAEGEGDQPSDTAALRHKRFIEEARHRDAMDAADMDMGFGGSRNEDAEEEDGPLLDFDDERGGKKRKRGPKKKKGDKDSVADVMRVVEGRKKEIS, encoded by the exons ATGAATAACGAGCAGTTTCGCCGGCTAATTGCCGATCAGTCGTcatcaaaaccaaaaaacCAGAGCCCAGCGCCTGGTCGTGATGCATCGCATGGCGGCGCAACCACGGGCGGGTCACTAGGGTCACGAATGCGGTCCAGTATTCCCATGACCCC ACGTTCAGTCACTGGCGTGGACTTCGCCCGCCAGCTCTTCGAACAACGCCGCGAGGGCGATCGACCTTCCAAGCGATTCAAGTCTTCAGCCGCGCCGAAGGGTACCTCGCTACCGACCGGCTACCAGGATCGTGCAAAATTACGCATTGCAGAGGGTGAAAATGAGAATAGCATGGGCCTAGAGGCACGCATCAAGGCACTAGAGGATATGGTTAAGTTGGGACAAATCGACCAAGCTACGTTCGACAAACTCCGCCGAGATCTCGGAGTCGGGGGTGACATCGCAAGCACACATATGGTCAAAGGACTGGACATGGAATTGCTGAAAAGGATTAGAGCTGGTGAGGACGTGTCTCAAGCGGCCGAAAAACCTGCGCCGCCCCCTGAAAAAGAAGACGTCGACGAGGAATTCGAGCGTCTGATCGAAGAGAAGGGACTTGAGGAGCTTGCTGCTGCACCAAAGCaacaaaaggaaaaaaagaaggggacTATGGTACCGCCGCCTGCTAGGCCCAAGACTCGCGATGAAATCTTACGGCAATTGAGGGCAAGCCGTGCCGCTGCCGCTGCGCCTGCTCCGCCGCCAGAGTCTATACTCGGGTCAAAATTCAAGAAGTTGAGCGACGGGAAGCCAGAGAAGAAGCGGTTTGTTGAACATGATGAGACTGGCCGCCGACGCGAAGTACTCCTCATCACCGATGCGCAAGGAAATACGAAGAGGAAGACTAGGTGGCTTGATAAGCCGATTGAAACGCCTGCGCCTTCTGCCGGAGACCTTATGATGCCCGATAAAACTCTCAAGCCCCTcggcatggaaattccagCTGAGATTGCTGCCCGTGCTGCTGCAAAAGAGGCACCCGAGGATGACGACGACATCTTTGCCGGTGTCGGTGATGATTACAACCCTCTCGCTGGAATCGAAGACGACTCATCATCTGATGAAGATGGCGAAGTGGCAGATTTGGCTACTCGCAAACCTGAAAAGGCTCCTGTGGgtgaagaggagaagaagccTGCTGCCTTTGAAACAGCACCTACAAAACACAAGAACTACTTTGGGACCGGGACGTCGACAACAGTGGAAGAGGAACCTGTCAACCGGTCCAACCCCTTCACCAAAGATCCAACCATTCTTGCTGCCCTCAAACGAGCTGCAGCCCTCCGACAGACCTCTCCCTCAGCAGAGGGTGAAGGAGACCAGCCTTCTGATACAGCAGCCCTTCGTCACAAGCGATTTATTGAAGAGGCACGTCACCGAGACGCTATGGATGCTGCAGATATGGATATGGGATTCGGAGGAAGCCGCAACGAAGACgcagaggaggaagatggtcCCCTGCTCGATTTTGACGACGAGCGAGGcgggaaaaagagaaagcgtggcccgaagaagaagaagggtgaCAAAGATAGCGTTGCGGATGTTATGCGTGTTGTCGAGGGTCGCAAGAAGGAGATTTCCTGA
- a CDS encoding Ubiquitin-protein ligase E3 component (UBR1), putative translates to MFTLGDCEKLLGDGLLRLPKKHNFRYGPAAEKELLELLFRSLVGHNTDLVQQLFPEGTPAGPWKLAEAQGAREGAEYSEAARGKRCGHIFRAGEATYRCVTCAADDTCVLCSRCFDSSDHTGHQYQISLSSGNCGCCDCGDDEAWRLPLFCAIHTDSGNTKGKERAQRVLPSELVASIRLTISRVLDYFCDVISCSPEQLRLPKTVESIRQDEEASRLRPDWYGAGDEEEEEPEFVVMLWNDEKHTIRDVSHQVTRACRERDSFGIARAQETNDMGRSAIKYSKDLNRLLGVSKIIEEIKVTVTVRSSRDTFREQMCTTIVEWLADIAGCEILEDNEIFRQIICEEMLTSWKKGSAGYNEDIGMKGIDDHQQTEILPGRTLLINLPNHGQVILTTDDDEDDMLEDDVIDEDEDEDYVEAHDADDEDDDEMDIELSRDQEDDEDMILAGADEELALAERIFAGLTGTQPPPPRPAPAQTAARSSVERGPSEPQSPGPESGPAGYIPIPKTPGSYRQRPSNTDSHWQVRPPIPGPGEKVPLYEDLWQRTRLDWLVLYDLRLWKKTRTDLRDLYISTVVNVPQFKRIMALRLSALYTALAQLYLIADREPDHSIVNLSLQLLTTPSITEEIVVRGNFLTKVMSILYTFLTTRQVGDPQSVDPNATLAFDAGSVTNRRLYHFFLDLRYLLQSEYVQHRVRTEEQYLPQFLDLVKLSQGICPNVRAVGEHVEYETDAWISASILMREINRLCRQFCESFRDPETDNGDNLLRAIETTTTTAILNSAGIERKRFDQAEIKDEVRFKLLPPFDFEVGASGQVPCHRVVEFVVERGSISFHHALHYTLSWLVECGRDIDSATMRDVLFDAANAARRKIHAAKTTNPSSVDDVLLTLGPEDLVLAMFDYPLRVCAWLAQMKAGMWVRNGLSLRHQMSQYRGVSSRDFAYYRDIFLLQTALVTCDPSRVLASIAHRFGMVEWMARNYMPRSGYEDAQIVDVAEEFVHLLVILLTDRTSLTAIDDSTHLTHENIKRDIAHVLCFKPLSFSDLSTRLSDKLLDSDMFQDVLEDVANFRPPEGLSDSGTFELKPEHLDLIDPYSAHYTKNQRDEAENICKEWMAKNTGKNASDIVFEPKLRPISSGVFSDLPRFAGTMLFAQIVHQCLEYVISSKECTPTIPPTRVETFLQVILHLILAAVLEDDSEETDMAEDHSNSFNWNALSKTREIKAGQLTIVGLLERISVTTEFTASGPKIRHILKRLWQKRPRTYSSATASLKFPFDRIDTNSPAIDADNDKEAKKKQALERQAKVMAQFQQQQQQFLNTQGNIDWGEEDFSDLESDTDTTPEKKLWKYPSGTCILCQEETSDSRLYGTFALVQDSIIMRQTDIRDSDRIREVLRTPTSLDRSAEEVRPFGVSGDNRTTIKRLDSSGGEVISEKIGLSKGFNAKSTLRGPVTTGCGHIMHYSCFEQYFTATQRRHTQQIARHHPENTNLKEFVCPLCKALGNSFLPITWKGKEESPLFPLSPSESFDQWIQVGLKHALHQQQNFPVLMEKEKAYPQPYTDIFVDYLSKSLVSPLSNNIDQLRVSSFPATSPAHYITPARMPMPGVFPPTEDLSPSSPIQHVSSHSESPISELLQSYRRLTKTFKANHVYSMFNNISEANGNEDLVQTDSLIRSFGFSITAVEIAQRGVESEPGSTLLDTIPSLTLTHLRVLSETALTYAAVGCLHSTGPSKGRSTSEFQEMHRQKVCQLLVGHPCLSGTALLNDVRNIEPLLAVDTFVFLAESSLSLLPVLNIDIRHLVRMCFVAEIVKVAVTFILWPLGLKEELATHPEDHNMAADLSEEQFGVTKQFFDSIVAELKANSVGRAEGSSFPAESGYVKDGEETATPSIITAVRRLFTSYGLAFLRKAVILLHVQHGVEFPNTGFADVESSELERLTKALQLPSIDEILMSVKPARNTNSPFDAVISGWIFHWNASRSGIRFEDHRLWPSLSHPTIFELVGLPKYFDSLIEEANRRRCPNSKKELTDPSICLFCGEIFCSQAVCCMSNKLGGCNQHLKKCGKNVGLFINIRKCTVLYLHNTNGSWHYAPYLDRHGEVDPGLRRNRQLILNQKRYDRLLRDVWLSHSIPATISRKLEAEINSGGWETI, encoded by the exons ATGTTCACGCTCGGGGATTGTGAGAAGCTGCTCGGTGATGGTCTTCTCCGGTTACCCAAGAAACACAACTTCCGCTATGGCCCCGCTGCTGAGAAGGAACTGCTAGAGCTTCTCTTCCGATCGCTTGTCGGACACAACACAGATCTAGTACAGCAGCTGTTCCCAGAAGGAACTCCGGCCGGACCATGGAAACTGGCAGAGGCTCAAGGTGCCCGGGAAGGAGCAGAGTACAGCGAGGCGGCGCGGGGCAAGCGCTGCGGTCATATCTTCCGTGCTGGGGAAGCCACATACCGATGCGTGACCTGTGCTGCAGATGATACATGCGTGTTGTGTAGTCGATGCTTCGATTCCTCGGATCACACTGGACATCAATATCAGATTTCGCTTTCATCTGGAAATTGTGGCTGTTGTGACTGTGGTGATGACGAAGCATGGCGCCTTCCGCTATTTTGCGCAATTCATACCGATAGTGGTAATACAAAGGGCAAGGAAAGAGCGCAGCGGGTACTGCCTTCTGAGCTTGTGGCCTCGATTCGCTTGACTATATCCCGTGTGCTCGACTACTTCTGCGATGTTATTTCTTGCTCCCCTGAGCAACTGCGGCTACCGAAGACTGTCGAGAGTATCAGGCAAGATGAGGAGGCCTCTCGGTTGCGTCCGGACTGGTATGGCGCtggcgatgaagaggaagaagaaccGGAATTTGTGGTCATGCTGTGGAATGATGAAAAGCATACAATTCGCGATGTCTCTCATCAGGTCACGCGTGCTTGCCGTGAAAGAGATAGCTTTGGCATTGCGCGGGCCCAAGAAACAAACGATATGGGCCGCAGTGCGATCAAGTATTCGAAGGACCTGAACAGACTCTTGGGTGTTTCTAAGATAATTGAGGAGATTAAGGTTACCGTCACGGTGCGCTCCTCGCGAGATACTTTCCGCGAGCAAATGTGCACAACGATAGTGGAGTGGTTGGCTGACATTGCCGGCTGTGAAATCCTCGAGGATAATGAAATTTTCAGACAAATCATCTGCGAAGAAATGCTCACGTCCTGGAAAAAAGGCAGCGCGGGTTATAACGAAGATATCGGCATGAAGGGAATTGACGATCATCAGCAAACTGAAATCCTTCCAGGTCGTACGCTGCTGATCAATTTGCCTAACCACGGTCAGGTCATCTTGACCACcgacgatgacgaagacgaTATGCTTGAGGACGATGTTAtagacgaagacgaagatgaagactaTGTCGAAGCCCACGatgctgatgatgaagatgacgatgaaatGGACATTGAACTCTCTCGTGATCAAGAAGACGACGAAGATATGATTTTGGCGGGTGCAGATGAAGAACTTGCTTTAGCTGAACGTATTTTCGCCGGACTTACTGGCACACAGCCCCCACCTCCTCGACCGGCACCCGCTCAAACTGCAGCTCGGTCCTCTGTCGAACGAGGTCCGTCTGAACCTCAAAGTCCCGGCCCTGAATCCGGCCCTGCTGGTTATATTCCCATTCCCAAGACTCCTGGTTCGTACCGACAAAGGCCTTCGAACACAGACAGTCACTGGCAAGTCCGGCCGCCCATTCCCGGCCCAGGCGAAAAAGTACCTTTGTATGAAGACCTGTGGCAGCGAACTCGCCTAGACTGGTTGGTGCTCTATGACTTGAGGTTGTGGAAGAAGACACGAACCGACTTGCGCGATCTCTACATCAGCACTGTTGTCAATGTTCCACAGTTTAAGCGCATTATGGCTCTTCGTTTGTCTGCATTGTACACAGCTCTGGCTCAACTGTACCTCATCGCGGATCGAGAGCCGGATCACTCGATTGTCAACCTTTCATTGCAGCTTCTCACGACCCCTTCAATCACAGAAGAGATTGTTGTGCGAGGCAACTTCCTCACGAAGGTGATGTCTATCCTCTACACATTCTTAACCACCAGACAAGTCGGTGATCCGCAATCAGTCGACCCCAACGCCACGCTGGCATTTGATGCTGGCTCAGTTACAAACAGGCGTCTCTACCACTTCTTCCTTGACCTCCGATACCTTCTCCAATCTGAATATGTCCAACACCGTGTGCGGACTGAGGAACAATATCTTCCTCAGTTCCTCGATCTCGTGAAGCTGTCACAGGGCATCTGCCCCAATGTCCGCGCCGTTGGTGAACATGTTGAATACGAAACAGACGCTTGGATCAGTGCGTCCATTCTCATGCGAGAGATCAACCGACTTTGCCGCCAATTTTGCGAGTCTTTCCGCGACCCTGAAACTGACAATGGCGACAACCTTTTGAGGGCAATTGAGACCACCACTACTACAGCAATCCTCAATTCAGCTGGTATAGAACGCAAGCGGTTCGACCAGGCAGAAATAAAGGATGAAGTACGATTCAAGCTACTGCCACCTTTCGACTTCGAGGTTGGCGCTTCTGGCCAAGTCCCTTGTCACCGGGTGGTGGAATTTGTGGTTGAACGTGGGTCTATCAGTTTCCACCACGCCCTTCACTACACCTTATCATGGCTCGTTGAATGTGGACGAGACATAGACAGCGCTACCATGCGCGACGTTCTCTTTGACGCTGCTAATGCAGCGAGAAGGAAGATCCATGCCGCCAAGACTACCAACCCTAGTAGCGTTGATGATGTTTTGCTTACTCTTGGACCGGAGGACTTGGTTCTGGCTATGTTTGATTATCCACTCCGAGTTTGCGCTTGGCTGGCGCAAATGAAGGCTGGTATGTGGGTTCGTAATGGCCTCAGTCTTCGGCATCAAATGTCACAGTACCGTGGAGTCTCTTCTCGTGACTTTGCCTACTACAGAGATatcttccttctccagaCCGCCCTAGTTACTTGTGATCCTAGCAGAGTTCTTGCTTCCATTGCACACCGCTTTGGCATGGTCGAGTGGATGGCTCGGAACTACATGCCCCGTTCGGGATATGAAGATGCCCAAATTGTGGATGTGGCAGAGGAATTTGTTCATCTACTGGTAATTCTCCTGACAGACCGAACATCTTTGACTGCCATCGATGACAGCACTCACCTCACCCATGAAAACATCAAACGTGACATTGCTCATGTCTTGTGCTTCAAGCCGCTATCTTTCTCCGACCTTTCAACCCGCCTTAGCGACAAGCTTCTAGACTCGGACATGTTCCAAGATGTGTTGGAAGATGTCGCCAACTTCCGCCCACCCGAAGGCCTGAGTGACTCTGGTACTTTCGAATTAAAGCCCGAACACCTTGATCTTATTGATCCATATAGCGCACACTATACCAAAAACCAAAGAGACGAAGCAGAGAATATATGCAAGGAATGGATGGCGAAGAATACAGGCAAGAATGCCTCTGACATTGTTTTTGAGCCAAAACTTCGACCCATCAGCTCCGGCGTGTTCTCAGATCTTCCCCGATTTGCTGGAACGATGCTGTTTGCACAGATTGTTCACCAATGTTTGGAATACGTCATCTCATCGAAAGAGTGTACACCAACTATCCCACCGACACGTGTTGAGACTTTCCTTCAAGTGATTCTGCATCTTATCCTTGCAGCAGTGTTAGAAGATGATTCTGAGGAAACTGATATGGCAGAAGACCATTCTAATTCATTCAACTGGAATGCTTTGTCAAAGACCCGAGAGATCAAGGCTGGGCAGTTGACCATTGTCGGTTTACTGGAGAGAATTTCGGTCACGACTGAATTTACGGCATCTGGCCCTAAAATACGACACATTCTCAAACGTCTGTGGCAAAAGCGCCCTCGCACGTATTCATCTGCAACTGCGTCTCTTAAATTCCCCTTCGACCGAATTGACACAAACTCTCCTGCAATTGATGCAGACAACGACAAggaggccaagaagaagcaggcCCTAGAGAGGCAAGCCAAGGTTATGGCGCAGttccagcagcagcagcaacaattCTTGAACACTCAGGGTAATATCGATTGGGGTGAAGAAGATTTCAGTGATCTCGAGTCCGACACAGACACTACGCCAGAAAAGAAGCTATGGAAGTACCCTAGCGGAACATGTATATTGTGCCAGGAAGAGACCAGCGATTCGAGGCTCTACGGCACCTTTGCCTTAGTTCAAGACAGCATAATTATGCGACAGACAGATATCAGGGACTCCGATAGAATTCGTGAGGTGCTCAGAACACCCACAAGTCTGGACAGGTCCGCTGAAGAAGTGCGACCATTTGGTGTATCCGGAGATAACCGTACTACCATTAAACGTCTTGACTCTTCTGGTGGTGAAGTCATCAGCGAAAAGATTGGGCTCAGTAAAGGGTTCAACGCAAAGAGCACTCTCCGTGGGCCTGTGACTACTGGCTGTGGGCACATCATGCATTACTCCTGTTTTGAGCAGTACTTTACGGCGACGCAGCGGCGACATACCCAGCAGATTGCGCGTCACCATCCAGAGAACACTAACCTCAAGGAGTTTGTTTGTCCTCTCTGCAAAGCTCTTGGAAATTCATTCCTCCCCATCACCTGGAAGGGCAAGGAAGAGTCTCCCCTTTTCCCACTCAGTCCTTCTGAATCATTCGACCAATGGATTCAAGTAGGCCTAAAGCACGCTTTGCATCAACAACAAAACTTCCCAGTCCTcatggagaaggagaaggcctATCCTCAACCATATACTGACATCTTTGTCGACTACTTGTCTAAGTCATTGGTCTCACCGCTTTCTAACAATATTGATCAACTGAGGGTCTCGTCTTTCCCAGCAACGTCACCTGCACATTACATCACGCCAGCGCGCATGCCAATGCCAGGCGTCTTCCCTCCCACCGAAGACCTCTCGCCTTCTAGTCCAATTCAGCACGTGTCAAGTCACTCGGAAAGCCCTATTTCGGAACTGCTTCAGAGCTACAGGCGGCTCACAAAGACATTCAAGGCAAATCACGTCTATTCGATGTTCAACAACATTTCTGAGGCAAATGGCAATGAAGATCTTGTGCAGACTGACTCTCTAATTCGCAGCTTTGGTTTCAGCATTACTGCAGTGGAAATCGCGCAGCGTGGTGTCGAGTCAGAGCCTGGCTCGACCCTGCTCGACACAATTCCTTCGTTGACGCTTACCCATCTGCGTGTTCTGTCAGAGACGGCGTTGACATACGCTGCTGTTGGGTGTCTTCACTCGACGGGACCATCAAAAGGCCGTTCAACAAGTGAGTTCCAGGAGATGCACCGTCAAAAGGTCTGCCAGTTACTTGTCGGTCACCCTTGTTTGAGTGGCACAGCTTTGCTCAATGATGTCCGTAACATCGAGCCTCTACTTGCCGTGGATACCTTTGTGTTCCTCGCAGAATCATCTTTGTCTCTGCTTCCGGTTCTTAATATCGACATCAGGCACCTCGTGCGGATGTGCTTTGTGGCTGAGATTGTCAAGGTCGCTGTCACTTTCATTCTTTGGCCACTGGGTTTGAAGGAGGAACTCGCCACCCACCCCGAGGACCACAATATGGCTGCTGATTTATCTGAGGAGCAATTCGGAGTTACCAAGCAGTTCTTCGACTCGATCGTTGCTGAACTGAAGGCAAACTCCGTCGGCCGTGCCGAGGGCTCCTCATTCCCCGCCGAGAGTGGCTACGTCAAAGATGGAGAGGAAACTGCCACCCCAAGCATAATTACTGCCGTACGGCGACTTTTTACGAGCTATGGACTAGCATTCCTTCGTAAAGCAGTTATTCTTCTTCATGTTCAGCACGGCGTCGAGTTCCCCAATACAGGATTCGCTGATGTGGAGTCCTCTGAGCTTGAGCGCCTGACCAAAGCACTTCAACTGCCTTCCATCGATGAGATTCTCATGTCCGTCAAGCCCGCACGCAACACGAATAGCCCCTTCGACGCTGTCATTTCAGGATGGATCTTCCATTGGAACGCCTCGCGCTCAGGCATCCGCTTTGAAGATCATCGTCTCTGGCCCAGTTTGTCGCACCCTACTATCTTCGAGCTTGTCGGTCTACCCAAATACTTTGATAGCTTGATCGAAGAGGCAAACCGTCGCCGTTGCCCCAATTCCAAGAAGGAGCTCACTGATCCCAGTATTTGTTTATTCTGCGGAGAAATATTCTGCTCACAGGCAGTCTGCTGTATGTCAAACAAGCTTGGCGGCTGCAACCAGCATCTTAAAAA ATGCGGCAAAAACGTCGGCCTTTTCATCAATATTCGTAAATGCACCGTTCTCTACCTACACAACACGAACGGGTCATGGCATTACGCGCCATACCTCGACCGTCACGGCGAAGTTGACCCCGGCCTCCGCCGTAATCGCCAACTCATCCTCAACCAGAAGCGGTACGACCGGCTCCTACGCGACGTGTGGCTGTCACATTCGATCCCTGCGACTATCAGCCGCAAGCTGGAGGCAGAGATTAACAGCGGTGGCTGGGAGACTATCTAA
- a CDS encoding Ubiquinol-cytochrome C reductase, UQCRX/QCR9-like, protein MAGLANAIYSTFIRKNTVLLTTAFAGAFAFELAFDITSNKVWDSWNQGRQWKDIKHRYMVKEEEDE, encoded by the exons ATGGCTGGC CTCGCAAACGCTATCTACTC GACCTTCATTCGCAAGAATACTGTTCTCCTGACCACTGCTTTTGCTGGCGCCTTCGCTTTTGAGCT CGCCTTCGACATCACCTCCAACAAGGTCTGGGATAGCTGGAACCAGGGC CGTCAATGGAAGGACATCAAGCACCGCTACATGGTtaaggaggaggaagacgagTGA
- a CDS encoding RNA binding protein Pym, putative, translated as MASNVARSGITTDAQTGERYIPSSVRADGSRRKEIRVRPGYKPPEDVELYKHRAAASWKTRGKAGVPGAEALSSEDDKTKTTVKPTTTATTATSNKNAKRREAKRNAKETDEAGPTAEGRGAYSNNWRVPAPTPKKEEKLTEEPVDLEAENEKKARGLKKKLRQARDLRDKKLQGEALLPEQLEKVIKIQELVRQLDILGFDSNGDKKNGDSNENPF; from the coding sequence ATGGCCTCCAATGTCGCGAGGTCCGGAATTACCACCGATGCCCAAACCGGCGAACGATATATTCCCTCCTCGGTCCGTGCTGACGGTTCTAGGCGCAAGGAGATCCGCGTGCGCCCCGGTTACAAGCCCCCCGAGGATGTCGAGCTATACAAGCACCGGGCAGCGGCATCATGGAAAACCCGAGGAAAAGCCGGGGTGCCGGGTGCGGAAGCATTGAGCAGCGAAGACGACAAGACCAAGACTACAGTTAAGCCCACAACCACCGCCACCACTGCCACCAGCAACAAGAACGCCAAACGCCGCGAAGCCAAGCGAAACGCAAAGGAAACGGACGAAGCCGGTCCCACCGCCGAGGGCAGGGGCGCGTACTCAAACAACTGGCGTGTCCCGGCACCTACACctaagaaggaagagaagctcactGAAGAGCCAGTTGATCTCGAAGCCGaaaatgagaaaaaggccCGCGGTCTGAAGAAGAAACTCCGCCAGGCGCGGGATCTTCGCGATAAGAAGCTACAGGGAGAGGCGCTGCTGCCGGAGCAGTTGGAGAAGGTCATTAAAATTCAGGAACTTGTCCGGCAGCTGGATATTTTGGGATTTGATTCCAATGGCGACAAAAAGAATGGTGACagcaatgagaatccttTTTAA